From one Salifodinibacter halophilus genomic stretch:
- a CDS encoding secreted peptide amidase, producing the protein LPVGLVFMGRRWDDAKLLSLGYAYEQITQARTAPKYRVTLSP; encoded by the coding sequence CTGCCGGTCGGCCTGGTGTTCATGGGCCGGCGCTGGGACGACGCCAAGCTGCTGTCGCTGGGCTATGCCTACGAGCAGATCACCCAGGCGCGCACGGCGCCGAAGTATCGGGTGACGTTGAGTCCTTGA